TGGTCCGCGCGCTCGTTACGAATGATGTCACGGTGGGGCAATGGTTCTCAACGTTCGTCAAGGAGATCGGCATCGGTCTCATGCTGGGGGGAACCCTGGCGGTTGGTGCTTACTTTCTCGGGCTGTATCACGGCGAAGGAGCGACCATCGGCCTTGTTGTTGCACTCTCGATGGCCGCTATCGTGCTCGTGGCCAATCTGATGGGAATGTCGCTGCCGTTCATATTCACCAGACTCAGGATGGACCCGGCGATGGCCTCAAGCCCGATGATCACCTCGTTCGTGGATGTCACGGGACTCCTCATCTACTTCTTCATAGCGTCGCGACTCCTCGACCTATAAGCATGACAGCGAAGGCGGCAGACACCTTCCTCGCAGAGAAGGCGGTGGTCCTAGGGCCCATGGCCGGGATTACCGAGGCCCCCTTCCGCGGCATCTGCAAGAGCATGGGGGCGTCATTGACCTTCACCGAGATGATCAGCGCCAAAGGACTCCACTACAACCCGGATTCGCGTGCGGCATCAGCGCTACTGACCCTAGACCCCGCCGAAGTGCCTTGTGCGGTGCAGCTCTTCGGAGGCGACCCAGCGCTGATGGCCGAGCAGGCGGCCCGCCTCGCCGAGAAACTCGGTGACGCTGTGTGTCTCTTGGACATCAACATGGGGTGTCCAGTGCCGAAGGTCGTTGGTAAGGGCGAGGGATGCGCCCTGATGCTGGAGCCCGAACAGGCAGCCAGGATCACCTCGGCGGTGGCACAGGCAAGTAGTCTCCCGGTATCGGTGAAGTTCCGGGCAGGCTGGGATTCTGAGTCGATATCTGCGGTCGATTTCGCGCTAGAGATGCAGGCTGCTGGTGCTTCGATGGTCACGGTGCACGGCCGGACGCGCCAACAGCACTACCGGGGCAAAGCTGATTGGCGCGTGATCGCAGCGGTCAAGGCAGCTGTGAACATTCCGGTCGTCGGTAGCGGCGATGTCTTCTCGGCTGATGACGCGGCAGCGATGTTCGAGCAGACTGGCGTCGACGGGGTGATGATCGCGCGAGGGGCGCTCGGCAATCCCTGGATATTCCGAGAGGCGCGCGGTCTGATCGACCGCGGCGAGCGATTCGAGCCTCCAACGGGGACCCAGCGCATTGAGGTCGCACGAGCCCACGCTCGGGCGCTGGTGGAGTTTGGCGGGGAGAGGGCGGTCGCGCGGATGCGCAAGCATGTCGCCTGGTACATCCAGGGGCTTCCCGAGGCCAGGCGGATCCGGGGACTCGTCAACGGGATGGCCGACTATGCGTCGTTGGATGCCCTGCTGGCAGAGTACCAGGAATTCCTCCGCTCTTCTTCGGCGTGCTAGAATCCCTGCGTGATGCAAGGAGCTGACGACACCTCTCGCCCTGGCGAATCTGCGCCGATTCGGCGTCTGCCGAAGTGGCTGCAGCGGCCTGTTGGCGAGCCGGGTCAGGCTACAGCGGTCGAGAAGACGCTCTTGGGTCTTGACCTGAGCACGGTTTGCCACTCGGCCAAGTGCCCCAACCGCGCGGAGTGCTTTTCGAGCGGCACCGCGACCTTTCTTGTGGGCGGCGCCACCTGCGCCAGGAGCTGCAGTTTCTGTGCGGTCGACACCGCAGCCGCCCTGCCGCTCGATGTCAGCGAGCCTCAACGGATCGCCAAGGCTTGCGTAGCGCTGGGCCTCACTTACGTGGTGCTCACGATGGTGTCGAGAGACGACCTGCCGGATGGAGCTGCGGCGCACATGGCCGCGGTTGTCTCGGCGGTACGCAAAGCGCTCCCGGAGGCCGG
This genomic interval from Actinomycetota bacterium contains the following:
- the dusB gene encoding tRNA dihydrouridine synthase DusB, translated to MTAKAADTFLAEKAVVLGPMAGITEAPFRGICKSMGASLTFTEMISAKGLHYNPDSRAASALLTLDPAEVPCAVQLFGGDPALMAEQAARLAEKLGDAVCLLDINMGCPVPKVVGKGEGCALMLEPEQAARITSAVAQASSLPVSVKFRAGWDSESISAVDFALEMQAAGASMVTVHGRTRQQHYRGKADWRVIAAVKAAVNIPVVGSGDVFSADDAAAMFEQTGVDGVMIARGALGNPWIFREARGLIDRGERFEPPTGTQRIEVARAHARALVEFGGERAVARMRKHVAWYIQGLPEARRIRGLVNGMADYASLDALLAEYQEFLRSSSAC